A stretch of the Papaver somniferum cultivar HN1 chromosome 6, ASM357369v1, whole genome shotgun sequence genome encodes the following:
- the LOC113287052 gene encoding uncharacterized protein LOC113287052, which produces MEKEIVTDEIEEKIDEVEETQPLLNPNPKTVKTKVPEVEINVYRKGRGPIDKFKTNLGGWDQDRLEVVDILDKYGFKSIFAFNTDKGRGVPIRFNAKNGRSLLPYRDGSVIFIDGEPKDSLIKPISKILFGLAMSVLLISFVLKERPAWFEKLNAYGGNFPPWAIACAVIVFTRMRKRTRDFLAKFGF; this is translated from the exons ATGGAGAAAGAAATCGTAACAGACGAAATCGAAGAGAAAATCGATGAAGTAGAAGAAACACAACCTCTTCTGAATCCTAACCCTAAGACAGTGAAAACAAAAGTACCTGAAGTTGAAATCAATGTATACAGAAAAGGAAGAGGTCCAATTGATAAATTCAAAACTAATTTAGGAGGATGGGATCAAGATCGATTAGAAGTTGTTGATATTCTTGATAAATATGGTTTTAAATCGATCTTCGCTTTTAATACTGATAAAGGAAGAGGTGTTCCTATTCGATTTAATGCTAAGAACGGTAGATCTTTGCTTCCTTACAGAGATGGATCTGTGATTTTCATTGATGGTGAACCAAAG GACTCCCTGATCAAGCCTATATCAAAGATATTGTTTGGTCTAGCAATGTCTGTCCTTCTAATATCATTCGTCCTGAAAGAGAGACCTGCCTGGTTCGAGAAATTGAACGCTTATGGTGGTAATTTCCCTCCATGGGCAATTGCTTGTGCTGTTATAGTTTTCACTCGGATGAGAAAGAGAACAAGAGATTTTCTGGCAAAATTTGGTTTCTGA
- the LOC113285499 gene encoding small GTPase LIP1-like produces the protein MMFWGQNQRENIEPSNDDLHCGQIRVLVVGDSGVGKTSLVRLIVKGSRIRRSSPTVGCTVSVKHTSYGGSGSSSNNSRGDTERGFFVELWDVSGHERYKDCRSLFYSQINGVIFVHDLAQRSTKSNLQKWASDVAATGTFSAPLSSGGPLGLLVPYIVIGNKADITEKVGERLSNGNLVDAARQWVQKKGLIQPSEELPLVESFPGSGGLIAAAKEARYDKEAVLKFFNMLIKRRYFADELHSPSPWSSTPFQRPPQCLDEDISNSDQYNTTPSLYNDPYASNLVPRIPSQRNLTPSTTLYPEQTPVSASEITSKNLPRFCSTGSLAANNTRLKF, from the exons ATGATGTTTTGGGGTCAAAATCAAAGAGAGAATATTGAACCTAGTAATGATGATCTTCATTGTGGTCAGATTCGTGTCCTTGTTGTTGGAGATTCAG GTGTGGGGAAAACATCACTTGTGCGCCTAATTGTTAAAGGTTCTCGTATAAGACGCAGTTCGCCAACTGTTGGTTGTACAGTTAGTGTAAAG CATACCTCTTATGGAGGTTCTGGTAGCTCTTCTAATAACAGCAGAGGTGATACAGAGAGAGGCTTCTTTGTTGAACTTTGGGATGTATCAGGACATGAACGTTACAAGGATTGCCGTTCTCTTTTTTATTCACAAATCAATG GCGTAATCTTTGTGCATGATCTTGCTCAGAGAAGTACTAAGTCAAACTTACAAAAGTGGGCATCAGATGTTGCTGCAACAGGAACATTTTCAGCTCCTCTTAGCTCAGGTGGACCCTTGGGACTACTTGTTCCATACATTGTCATTGGTAACAAAGCAGACATTACAGAAAAGGTAGGTGAACGGCTTAGTAACGGAAATCTTGTTGATGCTGCTCGCCAGTGGGTTCAAAAGAAAGGTTTGATTCAACCTAGTGAGGAACTTCCATTGGTCGAGAGTTTTCCAGGTAGTGGAGGACTCATTGCT GCTGCCAAAGAAGCAAGATATGACAAGGAAGCCGTGCTAAAGTTTTTCAACATG ttgatcaaaagaagatatttcgCGGATGAGTTACATTCACCAAGTCCCTGGTCTAGTACACCATTTCAGAGACCTCCCCAGTGTTTGGATGAAGATATAAGCAACAGTGATCAGTATAATACCACTCCAAG TTTGTACAATGATCCATACGCTTCCAACCTTGTTCCCCGAATTCCTTCACAAAGAAATCTCACACCTTCAACCACACTTTATCCTGAACAAACCCCGGTTTCTGCATCTGAGATCACCTCCAAGAATCTCCCAAGATTTTGCTCAACTGGATCTCTGGCAGCCAATAACACCAGATTGAAGTTTTAA